The genome window ATTGGCGCAAATATGGTTTGGGTTTTCCACATCTAACAGAGAAAACTAGTAAAATActgccttttatcttaaagGGTATAAGAATATATTAATCTAAGAGTATCTTCCATTGCCTATAATGGAATAGAATATGTTCTGAATATCTAGGTGTATAGGCGATGATGACCAACTTTCTTGGCAGTTTTAATCTAACTTTGTTACGCCTATTTATAAATATTGCCTAAAACCTTTTTTGCCAATTCTTGAACTGGGTATATGCCTGCAATATCTAAGACATTACATTTCTCTCTAAGGAACATTTTGGGATCCAAACTGCTTTTGAAgaactgtaaaaaaataaaaaataaaaattcaaCTTATAACATCAATTAAGTCTACAATGTAGAGTATATTGTGTTAATCACTGTAATAATCACTGTGTACAAAATCAGAATCTGAAAAATGATTCAAAATGAGACAACAACTAGCCTACTTGCGCTCCTTAACAAACCCACACAATCCCACACTTAAGTATAAGTATAAAACTACTTTTAGAGACACAACTTCTTGTAAAATGGTTCTGAAACATGAACGTCGGCTGATGACATGTTGTTGATCCGGGTGACCTCTAGTGAAATCGATTGGTTAGTACAGTGTAAAGCATCTTTTTTGTAACTTACTGTCCTTGTCTAGTCTATATAATTTGTCCATCTTTTCAAGTTGGTTTTGTGAAGtggattttttatttatctgTATAATATTTGCTTCAGCTTCCCAATCACCTCATCCAATCAAATGTTCATCGATTTCATTTATTCACCACTATATTGCAAAGTGTTGTTCATAaagtttattcaaaacacatgaCGTTGTGAGTTCCACGTTGGCCCCGGACGTGGCATCAGGAAAGGACACGAACGGTGCTCGCCTTTTCCTCACTTCGAAGTCATAAACTGAGCTAACCACACGTTTTGTATTATATCAGCAACATTTAGGAAAGGTGCTgaaatttaaataaaaaaatgggGCTTACCATTTCGTCAATCTTTTCTCGGCTGTTTGGCAAGAAACAAATGAGAATTCTGATGGGTAAGTGTTAGCTACTGAACAGTGTTAGCGGTGCAGAAGTATAGCAACTACGCCAGTTTAGCTATGCTAGTATTAATACATCATCAGTTGATTACTTGTTTTTAACTATCAGTAGTATAGATTTACCAATCTCATCAATATAGCTAGTGGGCTACATAACTTCAATGTACGGTAGTAAGTTAGCATTGACGAAACGTTGTAAATTGACGTCATTGGATAATCTGGTTAAAAACTAAGCAGTACTAGTGTAGTAACTTGCTAGCCAATATTGTTCTGACTTGTTGTATGAGAAGTTAACTTGTTAGTTTGTTAGCGTTAGTTGGCTAGTTTGTCAATATGTCTCGAGGCTAATGCCTGAAGAGCTTAGCCTATATAAATCATGTACACTGTACGTCATGATCAGGGCCaataagttagctagctagctagcactacaTATTGGTACGGCTGGTCCAGAATTGTTTTCGCTAacgttagttagctagctagactagctacgCTAGTTATAATTATAACCAACCAGATACAGATCGGAGCCAAAATCACCTGTGGACATCTCGAATTTTACCGTTCCCAGTCTCCGTAATgtggctagctaactagctacctaCCATAATCTTGTTTTCTTGCCCTATGATATGAGATAGCTAGCTCTAACCATTTGTGTTCTGGCATATTACAGTTGGATTGGATGCAGCAGGGAAAACGACGATCTTGTACAAATTAAAATTGGGAGAAATTGTGACCACCATTCCAACTATTGGTAAGAGATTCAGTGTCAGAAAAAGGACAAATCGGTGTCAATCCTctgtttaattttcttcttattTGTATATCATCTTAGAAGCTGCCTTTGCCCAGGCCTGTTAGTTCATTTTAAGATATTTGGTGTGATGTGTATGTTTAGGTTTCAATGTGGAGACAGTGGAGTACAAGAACATCTGCTTCACTGTTTGGGATGTGGGTGGCCAGGACAAAATCAGACCCCTCTGGAGACACTATTTTCagaacacacaggtgtgtgtgcacacacactactatgcacgcacacacatacaccacgaCCAAATGCACATGGGGCAAGTATGCCAAAGGTCTGCGCTAATTTCCAAACTGGTGTCCAAAGTTGAATACATTTCACATTATATTAATTTAACTGACAATTGTGTCCAAAGGGACATACAAACACCATCCACCTGTGTTTCTAGTTCTATGGTGAAGAAACAGTTGGAATGATGTTTCATTCTTGTTCTGAAtgttttttctttccctccagGGCCTTATCTTTGTAGTGGATAGTAATGACCGAGAAAGAGTGGCAGAGTCTGCAGAGGAACTTTCTAAGATGGTATTTAAGTGACCCAATACCTTACTTTGTGTATGCAGATTGTGATATATTTTCAAGTGCCTCTTTGGTCAGTCCACCTGAATGGAACACAAAGACTGCAGCATCAGTCGACACGCGGACATGGGGATCTTGGTTACATGATCATTAAATATTGAGACTGTATTGAAGTTGTctaacccccccaaaaatgctTATTCTGTCTGTCCAGCTGCAAGAGGATGAGCTGAGAGAGGCAGTGCTGCTGGTGTTTGCTAACAAGCAGGACCTTCCAAATGCCATGGCCGTCAGTGACCTCACAGACAAACTGGGCCTACAGAGCCTCCGCAGCAGAACTGTAAGTTTCTTTATGTCTCGCACAAACTGGtccccacacagacactcagcTTTCCTATTCAGACCACTCTCCTGTCTTGCTCCTCAGTGGCACGTACAGGCAACCTGTGCGACCCAGGGAACAGGACTCTACGAAGGACTAGACTGGCTGTCCAACGAACTGTCCAAGCACTAAAGTGAAACAACAGGCcgactggagagagggagagagagagaaaagaacagcAAATGAAGGGGAAGGAAGATCAAGACATCCAATCAAGAAATATTTGATCTCCAATTACCTGTTTGCGCAGGAAGGACATAACTGTCGGACAATGCAATCAATACTTATTggaacatctttttttttcccctcttttaCTTTATAGTTATCCCTACACATCCCTTTAATTTACTTCCCTATTTCGTATAGCAGCAGATAAGTTATGCTTTCAGTTGCATGTTCTGCAAATGGCAGCAGGAGACATCAAGTAAACAGTGAGGAGAATCTTTGGGAGTTTTCATTTCCTCTCACCCCTATGCAGTGCACAGTTAGAGTAGGTAGATGTTGTTTGCAACAACAAATGCAGGAGAGGAGTTACAATGTTTGGTCCgatagtttttcttttttttgtgtaaatatatatttttatgggCAAGTTGTACCCGTCTTTGTATCTCCACTTGGCCTAATGGACATTGAGCCTACAAGCCCAGCTGGCctttccctcctcacctctgtgTCTTCACTCCCATGCCATCGCATCTCAGGATAGGTCCGGAGCAACTAGAACAAGATTAGAAAGGATTTGGAAGTGATATAAACTGAAGGCTCCCATATGTTACTTCTTGGCCTTGATCTAATCCTTTCTTATCTGGTTGTGTGGTTGCACTCTCCTTCCCAGAGACAGATACTGTACCAGTGATGTTTTTCTGTCCTGTTTCGACAGGACAACGTTATGCAATAATTAATTTCCTCATGTGCTCTGACGAAAGTTATGGGAAGTGGAAACCACAGGGTTTTGTGAGCACAGATTGCTCGAATGTGTGTGGGCACTCCCTCAACCAGGATGTTcctgtgttttgttttaatactggagaccccccccccccacatgctGAGACATTGTGCCTCAGGCAAGTGttcaacagaagtggaaacccTGACCCTACTTGTCCAGCATCCAGTCAATAGGCCTCTAAAAAGGGGTGAGGGAAGGTAGGCTGGAGTTCCTCAGTATTGGTCCATGGCCAATGTACTTGTGGTACAGTTGAGTGGCATTCTTTGACCCAGCAGTGTTTGCTAGTGGCTTCTGTTGGTATTTTGATGGCTGATATGTGCTTAATCTGACTCtgctttccacctctctctaacacacctgCCCTGTAACTGCACTGGGCAAACATTCCAACCAATGCTTTGATCATTTGCATGGAGCTGCCACTGTTAAATTGTGCTAATTGTTTTACAAAAAATCTAAATAAAGAAAATGACTATATTAAAAAACAATTGTCTTGAGTTTCTTTCATAGCAATGAATCATACTTACCAGTAGAAAGCAGGGGGACTGTGTAGCCAAGCTTTCTTTAAAAGCCTCAGTCTAAGGCCTGCCTCAGTGATCTACCAGGGAAGGCTGTTAGACCACAAAACACATCCTGCCCACTTTCATATCCGGttatagctacagtacacatctGCAGATATGGGTTTTGTGTTCTTTAATACAGTATCCTAATTTACACTGTTATACATGTGCAATATTTCATTTATGTACCTTCTAACAACATGCAAAGTTTTTTCAGTGACTGCGTTCCAGGGAGCCTCTGGTACAAACCCTTCGTGATCATTAGATGGCAGCTTCATTCCCCCAGAGGGGTAGCTTGCATGCACTGtggctcactgtgtgtgtgttagtatcaGGCTCTTAAGGAACCCCAAACACTCTCAATGAAGATTTAGGAAACTGAAGGCAGGAGAGAATGACTCTAGAGCAGGGTGGTTATACTTGGGCAATTGAATTAATCATATTCAAGTATGTATTGCAACAAAGCAAGGTTTTATCTTAACATCCTATCATAGTGCACCCAAATAGAGACATGAGAGGGTGTGTTCATGATGATGATCAGAAAATAAGGTCATCTTGGTTTTAACAAACAAGGTGTTTGTTTGAACAAGAACAAGTTCAACTTCAGTTGTTTCTCTAgaacagtggttcttaaccctgtcctcaggaaacccctgtcctgcatcttttagatgtttcttggctccaacaaacctgattcaaatgcatgttcgttaccaggcttctacagaactagataacgacccatgtatttgaatcaggttagttggagcagggaaacatctaaaacatgcaggacaggggttccctgaggacagagttaagaaccactgctctagaacaacgtttctgtctttttctaAACCTTTCTAAATCctctattgtgtttgtgtgttatgtatTTCATGTGTTGTTTTGTCTGTGTATCTGAACCCTAAGTCTGCAAATACAGTTTGAAAGATTATAACAGGTGTATCTGGAACAAACAGAAAGGAAAGTGTTATTGTGCTGGAATTGAAAGTAAGAGAAGGATCACAGCACTAGCCGACAGGGCGTACTGAGGGTTATTTAGGTGCTTTCCTGTGATAGCTGTCGTCAGCTCTGGGAGGAGACTCATGGGTGGGGCGGCACTGTCACTGAACATAAAAAGAAAACCCGGAGCTAAACCAGTCCTTCCTATTCTGCTGTGGTTTCACCCCCACTGCAGAAACCATGGGGTGAGTTGGATTTTTTGCACAACATATTTAAGATGTGTGTTTTAAAGTTTGTGTTTTAAACTTGATATGCTTATAACATGTACTTTATGACTACAATGAGTGCTTGGTATGAAGTGGGGGGAAATACAATCATGCTGTTTTCTGGATGGAATTATATATCACATTAAAACACAACATTTTGTCAGGATCTGTATATTTATGAATTATACTTGTATAGTTATATGAATGAGAAAAATCCAACCTTGGGTACAATACATTTGTCATATGTCTTCCTACTTTGTTATTCCTCAGGACTGTGACCTTCGATCTTTAATCGGTTACTTCTGGAGCCCTCACTCCATGGAGCCCCACCCTTTCTGCTTGCTGTAATTGGACGTTCATGGGAATGACCCATACTTGTGTAAGTTTCAACACCCTCATCATGTCTACCTATAACAGATGACacaaaacaataacagtaatgAAAAAACTACGAACAAAGACGTTATAATGTAAATGAATTATTTTATAATCTGCCCACAATTTGTTTCCCCATAGTGAGGAggcgagagaagaggaggaagagatggcgaAGAAATCCCTGCTGCCAAGGGCAGGGTCACGTCACTCCCTTGGCCGTCATGTCATGAAGACACTACGCATTAGATGCGGCCTGCAATAGGCagtcacacctcacaccctgccTCGGGGCCAACATAGGCCACGCCTCACGTGATAGAAGACAACTGAACATGTGCAGTTGTCTTCTCTCGTGTGCTGACCTGGACCGTGTGTAGCCCTGATGCAGCCTGTGATGAGGGCTGCGGCTGCCTGCCGTTGGTACAAGTCCAATGCGTCGTGTTCCCATACATGTACGGCAGGGAGCGGCGCGTGCAGAGCCAGTGCTACAATAACGCACTGACCTCAAACCACGAACCAAAAAACCTAGACTACAGAAGCAACCAAACCAAAGCCAAACAAAATACTTTCTCCAATTCCCCTTTCCCGGTCGGCT of Osmerus mordax isolate fOsmMor3 chromosome 4, fOsmMor3.pri, whole genome shotgun sequence contains these proteins:
- the LOC136941596 gene encoding ADP-ribosylation factor 4-like gives rise to the protein MGLTISSIFSRLFGKKQMRILMVGLDAAGKTTILYKLKLGEIVTTIPTIGFNVETVEYKNICFTVWDVGGQDKIRPLWRHYFQNTQGLIFVVDSNDRERVAESAEELSKMLQEDELREAVLLVFANKQDLPNAMAVSDLTDKLGLQSLRSRTWHVQATCATQGTGLYEGLDWLSNELSKH